The segment CCGGCGGGGCGCCTGCAGGACCGCGTGCAGCCGCCCGCGGTGCCGGCCGGGCTGCCGTCGCAACTGCTGGCGCGCCGCCCGGACGTGGTGGCGGCGGAATACCGCGTGCTGGCCGCGTACAACATCGTTGGCCAGGCCCGTTTGGCGCAGTTGCCCACCATCAGCCTGACCGCGCGCGGCGGCACCGCCAGCTTTGCGCTGAGCGACCTGCTCAAGTCATTCACCTTCGGCTTCATGCCCAGCATCAACCTGCCGATGCTCGACCCGAGCGTGCGCGCGCGCGTGAAGACCACCGAGGCGCAGGTGGGCGTGGCGGAAAACGAATATGGCCGCACCGTGATGACCGCGTTCGAAGAGGTGGAGAGCGCACTGGTCAATGTCGACGCGCACAAGAAGCAGCGCATCGAGCTGCAGCAGCAGGTTGAGCAGCTGCGCGTCGTGTCCGCGCAGATCGAGGCGCAACTGAAGGAGGGCGTGGTCTCGCAGCTGGAAGTGTTCGAGACCGAGCGCTCGCTGCTGGCCGCGCAACTGCAGTTGTTGGCGGTCCACCAACAGATCCTGGCCGACACCGTCACCCTGTACAAGGCGCTTGGCGGTGGCTGGCCCGATACCGACGTGCGCAACGCGGCGTCGAATCCGCCGCAGTAAGTGCTGCCAACGGTGCTGTAGGGCGGTTCAGGTGATGCCGGCGCCTGCAACGCGTTGCGCAACGCGCCCATAGCCCTGGCCACTGCCCCGCTGCATGTGCCGCTGCCGCGCCAACCGCGCGTTCCGCGTCCCGATTGACTAGCCTTTGCCGTCGCCTACTATGTTCTTAGTCGCTTCATCCCCTGGCCTGCCGCCGCGGCAGCCGCGCTGTTGGCTTGCTGGAAACATGGCTCCTGACGAAGCACTGATCATGGAAATGCCGGTGAAAATGGCCCAGGGATTCACGCGGGAATTCTCTCAGGATCTGGCGCAGGAATTCGATGTGTTCCTGACGCCCGTGTCGCGCCCGGAGCTGGGCGAGATCCGCATCGACGAAGACCTGTTCGCCGTCGGACGCAGCGAACTGCCGTTCGCCGCCTACCCCGAAGACCTGGCCGCACCGCTGTCGCGCCGGCATGCGCGCATCTTCGCCGAGCATGGCGCGGTCTATGTGGCGGATCTCGGCAGCAAGAACGGCACGCGCGTGAACGGCGCGGCGGTGGCGCGCCAGCCGGCGCAGCTCAGCGATGGCGATGAGGTGGCCTTCGGGCCGGCGCTGTCGTTCCGGGTCCGGCTGTCGCCGCGCGCGGCGCAGCCCGAGCCGCCGCGGGTAGCGGTGACGTTGGTGCCCGAGCGCGGCGATGTCGGGCTGCAGCCGCTGCACGTGGACGGCTTCCCCTACCTGATCAGCAAGGCCGACGACGCCTTCGCGCGCTACCGCGACAGCTATCCGCAGCAGGTCAACTACCTGTCGCGGCGCCACGCGCACGTGTACCTCAAGGGTGGCGTGCCATTCGTTGAGGACCTGGGCAGCACCAACGGCACCTTCGTCAACGGCAAGCGCCTGGCCGACCACGGCGTGCCGCTGGACGACGGCGACCTGATCGCCTTTGGCGGCAACCACTTTGTCTACAAGGTGCAGGTCCAGCACACCGGCGACGGCGATGCCACCGCGACGCATTCGATGCTGCAGCCAGTCGCTGCGCCCGACACGCCGCCCGCATCCCAGGCTTCGCCCGTGCGCGACGAGGATGACCGCACTACCTTTGTCGGTGCCGCCGATTCCTTCCTCGACATCTTCTGCGTCGACTATGCCGCGCAGCAGGACGACGAGGTCAACGCCGAGGCCGAGGCACAGGCCGCGGCGGCCACGGCCGCGCACGACGGCGCGCAGGCACGCCGCAAGCGCGGGCGTGCCGCGCTGCTGCTGGCCGAAGGTGCCAGGCAGTTCGGCCTGAACGATTCCGTACGCACGCGGCGCGCGGCGCGATGGGGCGGCGCGTTGCTGTTGCTCGCGCTGCTGGCGGGGGCGGCCGTGTACTGGCGCGGTGCGCCGGAGCGCGAAGTGCAGGCGCTGTTTGCCGCAGGCGATCACGCGCGCGCGGCGCAGGCCGCCGACAACTACCTGGCGCGTCATCCCGGCGATGCCCAGGTGCAGGCCATCGGCACCGAGGCACTGATGCGTGCCGACGTGCCCGCTTTCGCCGCCAGGCTGAAGGCCGGTGATTTCAGCGGCGCCGATGCCGTGCTGGCCCGGATGCGCAAGCTCAGCGCGCACAATGCCGATGCGCGGCCGCTGGTGGCGGAACTCGACTGGATCGGCCGGCTCGAACGCTTCACCGCGCAGCGCGGCGCCGACACGCCGATCCGCCTCTACACCGACGAGGCGCCGATCCGGCAACTGCTGGCGTACTGGAACCAGGACACCACCGCGCACCAGCGCGCGCTCGGGCGCATCGCGGCCGATGTGCCGGCGTTCCGCGATCTCTACGCCGATGCGCTCAGCGACGTGCGTCGCCTGCAGAACGACGCCTCGGTCTACCTGGCGGCGATCGACCGGCTGAACACCACCATTGCCGCCGAACTCGGCCGCGACCGCCCGGAGGCATTGCAGCCCGTCATCGCCGAGTACCGCGAGAAGTATCCGCGCCTGGCCGGGCTGGACCGCGTGCAGTCAGACCTGGACCGCTACACCGCGCTGATGCAGGCACTGCGCGCGCGCCGGCCCGGGCCGCTGGTGGCGCGCCTTGCCGACAGCCGCTTCGCCACGCCGCCGTTCCAGGCGCAGTTCAACCAACTGGCCGCGCGCCTGCCGCCGCCGGAGATGGTGCGCCAGTATGCCGGTGCGGCCAGGGCGTGGCAGCAGGGCGACAGCGCCGCAGCGCTCG is part of the Cupriavidus necator genome and harbors:
- a CDS encoding FHA domain-containing protein, with protein sequence MAPDEALIMEMPVKMAQGFTREFSQDLAQEFDVFLTPVSRPELGEIRIDEDLFAVGRSELPFAAYPEDLAAPLSRRHARIFAEHGAVYVADLGSKNGTRVNGAAVARQPAQLSDGDEVAFGPALSFRVRLSPRAAQPEPPRVAVTLVPERGDVGLQPLHVDGFPYLISKADDAFARYRDSYPQQVNYLSRRHAHVYLKGGVPFVEDLGSTNGTFVNGKRLADHGVPLDDGDLIAFGGNHFVYKVQVQHTGDGDATATHSMLQPVAAPDTPPASQASPVRDEDDRTTFVGAADSFLDIFCVDYAAQQDDEVNAEAEAQAAAATAAHDGAQARRKRGRAALLLAEGARQFGLNDSVRTRRAARWGGALLLLALLAGAAVYWRGAPEREVQALFAAGDHARAAQAADNYLARHPGDAQVQAIGTEALMRADVPAFAARLKAGDFSGADAVLARMRKLSAHNADARPLVAELDWIGRLERFTAQRGADTPIRLYTDEAPIRQLLAYWNQDTTAHQRALGRIAADVPAFRDLYADALSDVRRLQNDASVYLAAIDRLNTTIAAELGRDRPEALQPVIAEYREKYPRLAGLDRVQSDLDRYTALMQALRARRPGPLVARLADSRFATPPFQAQFNQLAARLPPPEMVRQYAGAARAWQQGDSAAALAGIKQISGGPWAEDLARDLSHKQKVAAQYAELQSARGSKGYEDRLLGFYAMLDAADDGHFAKAVEADVNGVRDSALRRARELMGSAVAAWKQYRSNGVIGSEQRLEPGISPRFRAQARLLSQAQDDARQGMRIFTQLRAGESADLAQLAKIEEEIRAEADQQRHALRELRTVLDPAVLKTKLELIGGEDTGKAPEPAAAAAAPQQAGQP